One Prosthecobacter dejongeii DNA window includes the following coding sequences:
- a CDS encoding sulfatase family protein: MRLLFLSFLVLSLSSAPLLAKALRPNVILIVADDLGYSDLGCYGSKTIRTPNLDRLAAEGTRFTSFYVAQAVCSASRAALMTGCYPNRVGMQGALNHTSKEGINPDEFLLPELFKQRGYSTAIHGKWHLGTAAMFHPMKHGFDEFWGIPYSNDNSKFHPSLAAEMPPLPLYDDEKVEQVDPDQSQFTRRITEKAVSFIRRNEKKPFFLYVPHVMPHVPIFASDRFKGQSPHGLYADVVEELDWSVGMILAAVQQAGVADNTLILFMSDNGPFLSYGNHAGNAAPLREGKLTSYEGGVRVPFIARWPGQVPAGKVNEELFTAMDLMPTFQAWREDAEPAAPVKTQDGKDVTDLLLGKEGAKSPHEAIAIYAGGELQAIRSGEWKLHFVHPYITPHDSPGRDGKPSNWENMKPAAITQSGIEGIATRHGYKVAQQPLALYHLKEDIGELTDVSAAHPDIVERLQKLADPFRQQLGDSLTKTVGTEVRPLGRAE; this comes from the coding sequence ATGCGCCTGCTTTTTCTTTCTTTCCTGGTTCTGAGCCTGAGTTCCGCACCGCTGCTGGCCAAGGCCCTGCGGCCCAATGTCATCCTCATCGTGGCAGATGACCTGGGCTATTCTGATCTCGGCTGTTATGGCTCCAAAACCATCCGCACACCGAACCTGGATCGCCTGGCCGCAGAGGGCACTCGCTTCACTTCCTTTTATGTGGCCCAGGCCGTGTGCAGTGCCTCGCGCGCAGCACTGATGACGGGCTGTTACCCAAACCGAGTGGGCATGCAGGGCGCATTGAATCATACCAGCAAAGAAGGTATCAACCCGGACGAATTTCTCCTGCCAGAGCTCTTCAAACAGCGCGGCTACAGCACCGCCATTCATGGCAAATGGCACCTGGGCACGGCGGCAATGTTTCACCCCATGAAGCATGGTTTTGACGAATTCTGGGGCATCCCTTACTCCAACGACAACAGCAAGTTTCATCCCTCGCTGGCCGCTGAGATGCCGCCACTGCCGCTGTACGACGATGAAAAGGTGGAGCAGGTGGATCCGGATCAAAGTCAGTTCACTCGACGCATTACAGAGAAGGCCGTCAGCTTCATCCGCCGCAATGAGAAGAAGCCCTTTTTCCTCTATGTGCCACACGTCATGCCACACGTGCCCATCTTTGCTTCAGATCGCTTCAAGGGGCAGTCGCCGCACGGTCTGTATGCCGATGTGGTGGAGGAACTGGACTGGAGCGTGGGCATGATCCTCGCCGCCGTCCAGCAGGCGGGCGTGGCAGATAACACCCTCATCCTCTTCATGTCTGATAACGGTCCCTTCCTCAGCTACGGCAACCATGCTGGCAATGCCGCCCCACTCCGCGAGGGCAAGCTGACGAGTTATGAAGGTGGTGTGCGCGTGCCCTTCATTGCCCGCTGGCCTGGCCAGGTCCCTGCCGGAAAGGTGAATGAAGAACTCTTCACCGCCATGGATCTCATGCCCACCTTCCAGGCCTGGCGTGAGGATGCCGAACCGGCCGCTCCGGTGAAAACGCAGGATGGTAAAGATGTGACGGACCTCTTGTTAGGCAAAGAAGGGGCGAAAAGCCCGCATGAAGCCATCGCCATCTATGCTGGTGGCGAGCTGCAGGCCATCCGCAGCGGCGAATGGAAACTTCACTTTGTCCATCCCTACATAACCCCTCATGATAGCCCTGGTCGCGATGGTAAACCTTCGAACTGGGAGAACATGAAACCCGCCGCCATCACGCAATCCGGCATCGAAGGCATCGCCACCCGCCACGGCTACAAAGTGGCTCAGCAGCCTCTAGCCCTATATCATCTCAAAGAGGACATCGGCGAGCTCACCGATGTCAGCGCCGCTCACCCCGACATCGTTGAGCGCCTACAAAAACTCGCCGATCCCTTTCGCCAGCAGCTTGGTGACAGCCTAACAAAGACCGTGGGCACCGAAGTCCGCCCCCTGGGCCGAGCGGAGTGA